Proteins from a genomic interval of Rosa chinensis cultivar Old Blush chromosome 2, RchiOBHm-V2, whole genome shotgun sequence:
- the LOC121051545 gene encoding uncharacterized protein LOC121051545 produces the protein MASVVEISSSEDSGSDVSFSAADRNFIDLLRSSARAGTSLPEPLDIEPLQTIPWEIVMGRASRSESSRAREAAAAQNRREERLASNSAASGSADGGDATGEDTESAWVLPDGIPVDEEGGRMTVANVNRIKRMFRLPGAVKLRPPTVDEKASILRPGFAAVHEAIFRQGVTLPLVPSLQILVCEFGLAFGQICPNMWRLMLAMTSLWRLSGCEGPTVAEVLHFYELTYVKRQGCGGQVNLSRRQGAPKLIENLRDSMSYWRDTFCVATTGWEYQAESNDGEPAFRIKSEFQPIRVGLRYNLTREEECRVARIQGCWRNRNLLDFRLLTGWELLVDQRLTRAVGKKSSLPCTLS, from the exons atggctagcgtcgtagagatttcgagcagtgaggattccgggtctgacgtgtcattcagcgcggcggataggaattTTATTGACTTGTTGCGttcgtctgcccgtgcaggaacctcactgccagaaccgctagacatcgagccgctacaaaccataccctgggaaaTAGTAATGGGTCGTGCTTCGCGCTCCGAGAGTTCTAGGGCCAGGGAGGCCGCCGCTGCTCAGAATAGGCGTGAGGAGCGGTTGGCAAGTAACAGCGCTGCCAGTGGCTCCGCTGACGGGGGAGATGCGACAGGGGAGGATACCGAATCGGCATGGGTTCTTCCGGATGGGATTCCTGTTGACGAGGAGGGAGGGCGGATGACCGTTGCCAATGTCAACCGGATAAAGCGGATGTTTCGGTTGCCCGGCGCGGTTAAACTGCGTCCACCGACGGTGGATGAAAAGGCTTCAATTCTTCGCCCGGGGTTTGCCGCTGTGCATGAGGCAatattccgccagggagtgacactACCGCTCGTGCCCAGtcttcagatcttggtgtgcgagttcggcctagcctttgggcaaatctgccccaacatgtggcgattgatgttggcgatgacttcgctgtggcggttgtccggctgtgagggaccaaccgtggcggaggtgctgcatttCTATGAGCTGACGTATGTGAAGCGTCAGGGCTGCGGAGGTCAAGTGAACCTaagtcgccgccagggagccCCCAAGTTGATAGAGAACCTGAGGGATTCTATGTCGTATTGGCGGGACACCTTTtgcgttgccacgacggggtgggaatatCAGGCGGAATCCAATGACGGGGAACcggcgtttaggattaagtcagagttccaacctatccgag TGGGCTTGCGCTACAACTTGACTCGTGAAGAAGAGTGTCGTGTGGCGCGCATTcaaggttgctggcggaatcgcaatttGTTGGACTTTCGCCTACTTACCGgttgggagctgttggtcgatcaacgatTGACCCGCGCCGTTGGTAAGAAATCTTCGCTACCTTGTACACTTAGTTAA
- the LOC112183588 gene encoding uncharacterized protein LOC112183588, which translates to MDTFKKVTGNKGFDDATLCHLFSETLDGEAMSWLFECPPGSMDLFSALSNAFLSRFILMTDGYHNSSQLFSVSQGVDESLKSFVTRWRTATSRCQDLDKTMVLATFKQRLHMCKDQIPPPPPRKFTRVGKPRNIGKWCKHHKDSGHNTNDCNALKTAIESLSRDGRLEQYKVRQPPSVVANVEPVGRINTIEGSAFIGSLSHRARKRYERANHPKEVFNIRYDQSAKMAKTGWGPITFSEEEERGIHSPHDDPFLIDAVLDRSSVGRVLVDSGSVVNVIFNGCYKQLQCNNKLLQDHEPLLSFSGDVTQPSGSDYMPLSVGQFPTQQKYILNSL; encoded by the exons atggacaccttcaagaaagtaaCGGGTaataagggatttgatgacgcaaCGCTTTGCCACctattcagcgaaacgctggatggcgaggcaatgagttggcTTTTCGAATGCCCACCAGGTTCCATGGACTTATTCTCAGCTCTATCAAATGCATTTCTGTCAAGATTCATCCTCATGACAGACGGATACCACAACTCCAGCCAGCTATTCAGCGTCAGTCAAGGTGTTGATGAGTCGTTAAAgtcattcgtcacaaggtggagGACCGCCACATCAAGATGCCAggatcttgacaaaacaatggtGCTGGCGACCTTCAAGCAAAGACTCCACATG TGCAAAGATCAAataccaccaccacccccaagaaaattcACCAGAGTAGGAAAACCTAGAAACatcggcaagtggtgcaaacaCCATAAGGatagcggtcacaacaccaacgaCTGCAACGCCCTCAAGACAGCAATTGAGTCGTTATCCCGTGACGGAAGGTTGGAGCAGTACAAAGTACGACAACCACCTTCGGTTGTCGCCAACGTCGAACCAGTGGGGCGGATCAACACAATTGAGGGTAGTGCTTTTATAGGCAGCCTATCACACAGAGCCAGAAAGCGTTATGAGCGCGCTAACCACCCAAAAGAGGTATTCAATATCCGTTATGACCAGTCAGCCAAAATGGCCAAAACAGGTTGGGGACCAATCACTTTTtccgaggaggaggagcgaggtATTCATTCACCTCATGATGACCCATTTCTGATAGATGCCGTCCTCGACAGATCGTCTGTAGGAAGGGtattggtggatagcgggtccgtTGTCAACGTCATATTTAATGGTTGTTACAAACAACTACAATGCAACAACAAACTTCTGCAAGACCACGAGCCGCTACTCAGTTTCTCTGGCGACGTAACCCAACCTTCAGGGTCAGATTATATGCCTTTATCGGTCGGACAATTCCCTACACAGCAGAAATACATACTGAATTCATTGTAG